The Thiorhodovibrio litoralis genome includes a window with the following:
- a CDS encoding glycosyltransferase family 4 protein, translating to MSRTLWFLIPGDLDTRSGGYAYDRRIAAGLAELGWQVEYRRLDDSFPAPSRHALEHARQTLADIPDQGLVVIDGLALGTMPELAQAHSQRLRLVALVHHPLADECGLDLARQAELKDSETRALAAVRGIIVTSRFTAGKLARYQVAMQRLRVVEPGVDKPTGIPAFDAADGVKNSLSLICVASVIERKGHDLLLQALSGLRHLPWRLNCIGDLTRDPAWAARVFALRESLGLSERVQFSGALRAEQVDQHYREADLAVLATRFEGYGMVISEALAHGLPMVVTRGGAAADTLPAEAGLLVPVDDVGALREALRTLLSDSSKRALLAEGARRAALALPSWNQSARAFADALETFGTQPAPLSQRMHHDRA from the coding sequence GTGAGCCGGACACTTTGGTTTCTGATTCCTGGCGACCTGGACACGCGAAGCGGCGGCTACGCTTATGACAGGCGCATCGCGGCCGGTCTCGCTGAGCTGGGTTGGCAAGTCGAATACCGCCGTCTTGATGACAGCTTCCCTGCCCCTTCGCGTCATGCGTTGGAACATGCCCGGCAGACGTTGGCTGATATTCCCGATCAGGGCTTAGTGGTGATCGATGGCTTGGCACTTGGCACGATGCCAGAGCTTGCACAGGCGCACAGTCAACGTCTTCGATTGGTCGCCTTGGTGCATCACCCGCTAGCCGATGAGTGCGGCCTCGACCTGGCGCGTCAAGCTGAGCTCAAAGACAGCGAAACGCGCGCCCTGGCGGCGGTTCGCGGCATTATTGTGACCAGCCGGTTCACGGCTGGCAAACTGGCCCGCTATCAGGTGGCAATGCAACGGCTGCGAGTGGTCGAGCCAGGCGTGGACAAGCCCACCGGGATTCCCGCTTTCGACGCCGCAGATGGTGTCAAGAACTCCTTATCGCTGATCTGCGTCGCAAGCGTTATTGAACGCAAAGGCCACGACCTTCTCCTGCAAGCTTTGTCTGGGCTTCGGCACCTTCCCTGGCGACTCAACTGCATCGGTGATCTGACCAGAGATCCTGCCTGGGCCGCTCGGGTATTCGCGCTACGGGAGTCTTTGGGTCTCTCCGAGCGGGTCCAATTTTCCGGCGCACTGCGCGCTGAGCAAGTCGATCAGCATTACCGAGAGGCTGATCTTGCGGTGCTCGCGACACGCTTTGAAGGCTATGGCATGGTGATTTCCGAAGCATTGGCGCATGGGTTGCCAATGGTAGTCACCCGCGGGGGCGCTGCCGCCGACACCCTGCCAGCAGAGGCTGGCTTACTGGTGCCAGTCGACGATGTCGGAGCGTTGCGCGAGGCACTGCGAACCCTGCTTTCCGATTCCAGCAAACGCGCCCTGCTTGCCGAAGGAGCCCGGCGCGCCGCCCTTGCCTTACCCTCGTGGAACCAATCAGCGCGAGCCTTCGCGGATGCGCTCGAGACCTTTGGAACACAACCGGCGCCACTCAGCCAGCGCATGCACCATGACCGCGCCTGA
- a CDS encoding 6-pyruvoyl trahydropterin synthase family protein — protein sequence MYGIRVRDHMMIAHSFSGEIFGPAQRLHGATYVVDVEFRRDTLDDDNLVVDIGLASQALRAVLDELDYRNLDELPQLAEQNTTTEFLARYLFDAMARCIADGKLGAAAAGLTSLRVELAESHRAWAFFEAELSQAL from the coding sequence ATGTACGGTATTCGCGTTCGAGATCACATGATGATCGCTCACAGTTTCAGCGGCGAGATATTTGGTCCCGCACAACGCCTGCATGGTGCAACCTATGTCGTGGATGTGGAGTTTCGCCGCGATACGCTCGACGATGACAACCTGGTGGTCGATATCGGCCTTGCCAGCCAGGCTTTACGCGCGGTTCTCGATGAACTCGACTACCGCAACCTTGATGAGCTGCCCCAATTGGCCGAACAGAACACGACCACGGAATTTCTTGCCCGGTATCTCTTTGATGCCATGGCGCGGTGCATCGCCGACGGCAAGCTTGGCGCGGCGGCGGCCGGCCTGACGAGCCTGCGTGTCGAGCTGGCCGAATCCCATCGTGCATGGGCTTTTTTCGAGGCTGAGTTATCTCAGGCGCTGTGA
- a CDS encoding zinc-dependent alcohol dehydrogenase → MTGGDRCITAFWVTAPGQGQLRDEPLPPLAEGQVRVRTLFSGVSRGTEALVFRGEVPPSECERMRAPFQVGQFPAPVKYGYCNVGVVEAGPEEFVNAPIFCLYPHQTCYQVPVDWVHPLPNGLPPERAVLAANMETAINGLWDAAARVGDRVAVIGAGVVGSLCAWLAARIPGTEVELIDIDPTRAAVATALGVEFRRPDQASTDADLVIHASGSPAGLATALELAGFEARVIELSWFGTRTVPLALGRSFHHHRLRLISSQVGSVADSQRARWDHRRRMVLALKLLGDPALDCLITGESPFAELPAVQARLAKDPPGVLMHRIRYPHVDTLGAVSGSGLIAQENSQPGP, encoded by the coding sequence ATGACAGGCGGTGATCGATGCATAACCGCCTTCTGGGTGACCGCGCCCGGCCAGGGTCAGCTTCGCGACGAGCCGCTGCCGCCGCTGGCGGAGGGGCAGGTGCGCGTGCGAACTCTCTTCTCGGGCGTTAGCCGAGGGACTGAGGCGCTGGTCTTCCGCGGCGAGGTTCCGCCCAGCGAGTGCGAGCGGATGCGCGCGCCCTTCCAGGTCGGGCAGTTTCCGGCGCCGGTAAAATATGGCTACTGCAATGTCGGCGTCGTCGAGGCTGGGCCGGAGGAATTTGTCAATGCGCCGATCTTTTGCCTCTATCCTCACCAGACCTGTTACCAGGTGCCGGTCGACTGGGTTCATCCCCTGCCCAATGGGCTGCCACCCGAGCGGGCGGTGCTAGCCGCGAATATGGAGACGGCGATCAATGGGCTGTGGGACGCGGCTGCGCGGGTCGGGGATCGGGTTGCGGTGATCGGGGCCGGGGTGGTTGGCAGTTTGTGCGCCTGGTTGGCGGCACGGATTCCCGGCACCGAGGTCGAGCTGATTGACATCGACCCAACGCGCGCAGCCGTCGCTACCGCCTTGGGGGTTGAATTTCGCCGTCCGGATCAAGCCAGCACGGACGCCGATCTAGTCATCCACGCGAGCGGCTCACCGGCGGGCTTAGCTACGGCGCTAGAACTGGCCGGTTTCGAAGCCCGGGTGATCGAGCTCAGCTGGTTTGGCACGCGCACCGTTCCCCTCGCGTTGGGTCGGAGCTTTCATCATCATCGGTTGCGTTTAATCTCCTCTCAGGTGGGCAGCGTCGCGGACTCCCAGCGGGCGCGTTGGGATCACCGCCGCCGCATGGTGCTCGCCCTCAAGCTGCTCGGAGACCCTGCCCTGGATTGTCTGATTACTGGAGAGAGTCCGTTCGCTGAACTGCCTGCAGTGCAGGCGCGATTGGCCAAAGACCCGCCAGGGGTGCTGATGCATCGCATCCGCTATCCGCACGTGGATACTCTGGGGGCAGTCAGCGGCAGCGGGCTGATTGCACAAGAAAACAGCCAACCTGGTCCCTGA
- the mdoH gene encoding glucans biosynthesis glucosyltransferase MdoH, whose protein sequence is MLTAGRRWVFASAVLSTMSLLMLLMAKTLSPGGLDLLDKALLLCFGFTLPWTVIGFWNAVIGLLLMRFSRDPVARVFPLGQGERVPVNQKVAILSCIRNEDAETVYRNLDRMVAGLAEKGVTDRFAVHVLSDSTWAECISDEEGLSEGFGARWGQSLPVSYRRREDNPGFKAGNIAEFMDRCGERYDLALVLDADSVMDPHTVLAMVRTMQANPRLGILQSLVVGLPSVSAFARAFQFGMRFGMRSYTLGSAWWQGDCGPYWGHNALLRVRPFMEHCRIPRISGRGPLSGWVLSHDQVEAVLMRRAGYEVRVLPQETGSYEENPTTLLEYIRRDLRWCQGNLQYFRFLGTRGLHALSRVQLILAILMFISSPFWVSLMVIAASRAFIAPAGPLFDPSYGMALLFIILTMVFAPKLASVIDLLADARRRGAFGGASRVIAGALGEAFFSTLLAPVLAIAHSVFIGGLLAGKKLAWEPQRRLTHRVPIALAWRRLWPQTLIGIAVTLALATHGSVTIALLSPFFIGALVAVPIAVWSADPRLGLWVTRHGFWAIPEELAPSPFLASLNLDALNHDSESRGQVLG, encoded by the coding sequence ATGTTAACAGCGGGCCGGCGCTGGGTATTCGCCAGTGCGGTGTTATCAACAATGTCCTTGCTGATGTTGTTGATGGCCAAGACACTGAGCCCGGGTGGTCTGGACCTGCTGGATAAGGCCTTGTTGCTTTGTTTTGGCTTTACGCTGCCTTGGACGGTCATTGGTTTCTGGAATGCCGTCATTGGGCTGCTGCTGATGCGCTTCTCCCGCGATCCGGTTGCGCGGGTTTTCCCTCTGGGCCAGGGCGAGAGAGTTCCGGTGAATCAGAAGGTCGCGATTCTCAGTTGCATTCGCAATGAAGACGCGGAAACCGTGTACCGCAACCTCGACCGAATGGTCGCTGGACTCGCCGAAAAAGGCGTCACCGACCGTTTCGCCGTGCATGTGCTGAGCGATTCGACTTGGGCGGAATGCATCAGTGATGAAGAAGGGTTGAGCGAGGGTTTTGGCGCGCGCTGGGGCCAATCATTGCCCGTCAGCTACCGTCGACGTGAAGACAACCCAGGGTTCAAGGCTGGCAACATCGCCGAGTTCATGGATAGGTGCGGTGAGCGCTACGACTTGGCATTGGTGCTTGATGCCGACAGCGTGATGGACCCGCACACTGTGCTTGCAATGGTGCGCACCATGCAGGCGAACCCGCGTCTGGGCATTCTGCAAAGCTTGGTGGTTGGTTTGCCATCGGTCAGCGCCTTTGCACGAGCTTTTCAGTTTGGCATGCGGTTTGGCATGCGCTCCTACACCTTGGGCAGTGCCTGGTGGCAGGGTGATTGCGGCCCTTATTGGGGGCACAATGCCCTCTTGCGGGTACGCCCCTTCATGGAACATTGCCGGATTCCGCGAATTTCCGGTCGAGGGCCGTTGTCGGGCTGGGTGTTGAGCCACGATCAGGTCGAAGCCGTGCTGATGCGCCGGGCCGGGTATGAGGTTCGCGTGCTTCCGCAAGAAACCGGCAGCTATGAAGAGAATCCGACCACGCTATTGGAGTATATCCGCCGCGATCTGCGCTGGTGCCAGGGTAATCTTCAGTATTTCAGGTTTCTAGGCACCCGCGGCCTGCATGCGCTCAGCCGGGTTCAATTGATCCTGGCTATTTTGATGTTCATCAGCTCGCCATTTTGGGTCTCGTTGATGGTGATTGCCGCATCTCGGGCCTTCATCGCGCCCGCCGGGCCTCTGTTCGATCCAAGCTACGGGATGGCGTTGTTGTTCATTATCCTGACCATGGTCTTCGCACCAAAGCTTGCCTCGGTGATCGATCTGCTGGCGGATGCGCGAAGGCGCGGCGCCTTCGGGGGCGCGTCCAGGGTGATCGCAGGCGCCCTTGGCGAGGCATTCTTCAGTACCTTGCTGGCCCCGGTTCTGGCCATCGCGCACAGCGTTTTTATCGGCGGTTTGCTGGCGGGGAAAAAGCTGGCCTGGGAACCGCAGCGGCGGCTGACGCATCGCGTGCCAATCGCCTTGGCTTGGCGCCGACTCTGGCCCCAGACCTTGATTGGCATCGCGGTGACTCTCGCCCTGGCGACTCATGGCAGCGTGACCATCGCTCTGTTATCACCCTTCTTTATCGGCGCCCTGGTCGCCGTGCCAATCGCGGTGTGGAGCGCTGACCCACGGCTCGGACTTTGGGTGACCCGCCATGGCTTCTGGGCAATACCCGAGGAACTGGCGCCAAGCCCTTTCCTGGCATCACTCAATCTTGATGCCCTGAATCACGATAGCGAATCCCGCGGTCAGGTCCTAGGGTAG
- a CDS encoding HAD-IC family P-type ATPase, whose protein sequence is MAVIRQKSLSRFWATPGLQIRTVFVRLTAQAVASQLGIPAERVLSGTELNDIDAARLRREVEDVSVFARVAPEHKQEIAEALQANGHVVAMIGDGVNDAPALKLADIGVAMSKEGTEVARQAADMVLADDNFATIVTAVEEGRHAWQNPQKAILYTLPTNAAQALLIMGAILMAAFVPIFRERFVLEPIQILWINLEADKYLRQPPKPGAC, encoded by the coding sequence GTGGCCGTAATTCGGCAAAAATCCCTCTCTCGTTTCTGGGCTACACCTGGGCTACAAATCCGAACGGTTTTTGTCAGGCTCACCGCTCAAGCCGTCGCCAGCCAGCTCGGCATTCCGGCCGAGCGGGTGCTCTCGGGCACCGAGCTCAACGACATCGACGCCGCCCGGCTCAGGCGAGAGGTGGAGGATGTCTCGGTGTTCGCCCGGGTCGCGCCAGAGCACAAGCAGGAAATCGCCGAGGCGTTGCAGGCCAATGGCCATGTGGTGGCCATGATCGGTGATGGCGTCAACGACGCCCCGGCGCTCAAGCTGGCCGACATCGGCGTCGCCATGAGCAAGGAGGGCACCGAGGTGGCTCGTCAGGCCGCCGACATGGTGTTGGCAGACGATAACTTCGCCACCATCGTCACCGCGGTGGAGGAGGGCCGCCACGCCTGGCAGAACCCGCAGAAAGCCATTCTCTACACCCTGCCGACCAATGCCGCCCAGGCGTTGTTGATTATGGGGGCCATTCTAATGGCCGCCTTTGTGCCAATCTTTCGTGAGCGCTTCGTGCTCGAGCCCATTCAGATTCTATGGATCAACCTCGAGGCGGACAAGTATCTTCGCCAGCCGCCCAAGCCGGGTGCCTGCTAG
- the lpdA gene encoding dihydrolipoyl dehydrogenase, with protein sequence MTDSAPNKELSAQVAVLGGGPGGYTAAFRAADLGLRVVLIERYPSLGGVCLNVGCIPSKALLHTALIIEETKTLGTMGVTFAPPEIDLDKMRAGKNKVVKKLTTGLAGMAKQRGVQVVQGSGRFEAPNRIGVDSRDGHVAVHFDHAIIACGSRPIRIPGFPHEDPRVMDSTDALELPDIPERMLIVGGGIIGLEMASVYGTLGSAIDVVEMKSQLMPGADLDLVRALQKVIKKRYNRILLDTKVAAMTASSSGIQVRFEGKRNSPMSQEAEYDRVLVAIGRLPNGGQINAEQAGVKVDQHGFIKVDGHMRTNVPNIFAIGDVVGGPMLAHKATHEGKVAAEVIAGEPALFDPLTIPSVAYTDPEVAWMGLTEIEAQAKGIAYEKGVFPWAASGRALGIHRDEGLTKLLFDPETKRILGAGIVGPNAGELIGETVLALEMGADMEDIGLSIHPHPTLNETIGLAAEMAHGSITDLLPPKQRERKS encoded by the coding sequence ATGACCGACTCCGCCCCGAACAAAGAACTCAGCGCCCAGGTCGCCGTCTTGGGCGGCGGTCCTGGCGGTTATACCGCGGCTTTTCGCGCCGCCGATCTCGGCCTGCGTGTGGTGCTGATCGAGCGCTACCCAAGCCTTGGCGGTGTGTGCCTGAATGTCGGCTGCATCCCCTCGAAAGCGCTGCTGCATACAGCGCTCATTATCGAGGAGACCAAAACCCTCGGTACCATGGGCGTGACCTTCGCGCCGCCCGAGATCGACCTCGACAAGATGCGCGCAGGCAAGAACAAGGTAGTCAAGAAGCTCACCACTGGGCTGGCCGGCATGGCCAAGCAGCGCGGTGTGCAGGTGGTCCAGGGCTCTGGGCGCTTCGAGGCACCCAACCGCATCGGCGTCGACAGCCGCGATGGGCATGTGGCGGTGCATTTTGATCACGCCATCATTGCCTGTGGTTCGCGCCCGATCCGCATCCCCGGTTTCCCGCACGAAGACCCGCGGGTGATGGACTCGACCGACGCGCTTGAGCTACCCGACATCCCCGAGCGGATGCTGATTGTCGGCGGCGGCATTATTGGGCTCGAAATGGCCAGCGTCTATGGCACCCTCGGTAGCGCGATCGATGTGGTGGAGATGAAATCCCAACTCATGCCCGGCGCTGATCTCGATCTGGTGCGAGCGCTGCAAAAAGTCATCAAAAAGCGCTACAACCGCATCCTGCTCGACACCAAGGTCGCCGCCATGACCGCGTCGAGCAGCGGCATCCAGGTGCGCTTTGAAGGGAAAAGAAACAGCCCAATGAGTCAAGAAGCCGAATACGACCGCGTGCTGGTCGCCATCGGCCGGCTGCCCAACGGCGGGCAAATCAACGCCGAGCAGGCGGGCGTCAAGGTCGACCAGCACGGGTTCATTAAGGTGGATGGGCACATGCGCACCAATGTGCCCAACATCTTTGCCATTGGCGACGTAGTCGGTGGCCCCATGCTGGCGCACAAGGCCACTCACGAGGGCAAGGTCGCGGCCGAGGTGATCGCTGGCGAGCCGGCCTTGTTCGACCCACTCACCATCCCCTCGGTTGCCTACACCGACCCGGAAGTCGCCTGGATGGGGCTGACCGAGATCGAAGCTCAGGCCAAGGGTATTGCTTACGAGAAAGGCGTCTTCCCCTGGGCGGCGAGCGGACGCGCACTCGGCATCCACCGCGACGAGGGCCTGACCAAGCTGCTGTTCGACCCGGAGACCAAGCGCATTCTCGGCGCCGGCATTGTCGGCCCCAACGCCGGCGAGTTGATCGGCGAGACGGTACTGGCACTCGAAATGGGCGCGGATATGGAAGATATCGGGCTTAGCATCCATCCGCATCCGACGCTGAACGAGACCATTGGTCTGGCCGCCGAGATGGCGCACGGATCCATTACCGACCTACTGCCGCCCAAGCAGCGCGAGCGCAAATCCTAA
- the aceF gene encoding dihydrolipoyllysine-residue acetyltransferase has protein sequence MAKLEDILLPDIGDFSDVEIIEILVAPGDQIAPEQSLLTLESDKASIEIPSPMGGEVKELLVSVGERISQGSPLMRVATGAAANSDTQQSAPQRGAAKTGPESAPKPSPTSPATQPSDNSGAPKSEAGSRSASNAPEAKAAAEDIDICLPDVGDFSDIPVIEVLVSVGDEIAVEQSILTLESDKATMEIPAPRGGTVTSVEVKVGDSVSQGDLLFKLRTNDTAPSNVPGDDEESAPAPAPISKADTTGSVPAASPNANQAAPSAAPSAKPTRAPATATRAPGDAEKRKAPILPRPTDMAAIAHGRTPHASPAVRRFARELGVDLHRVKGSGRKQRILKEDVQQFVKQSLAGGAPTAAPGTPFQLPSTPAVDFSKFGPVTSAPLPRIKKISGAHLHRCWLTVPHVTQFDEADITELEAFRKEQKAAAEKAGVKLTFMPFLLKAVAATLNQMPIVKASLAADGEQLIHKHYCHIGVAVDTPNGLVVPVVRDVDKKGLFALAEELMTLSQKARDGKLLAADMQGGVFSISSLGGIGGTAFTPIVNAPEVAILGVSRTEMKPVWNGQEFLPRLMLPLSLSYDHRVVDGADGVRFTSLLRQLLADIRRLLL, from the coding sequence TTGGCTAAGCTAGAAGATATTCTGCTCCCCGATATCGGCGATTTCAGCGATGTCGAGATCATTGAGATCCTGGTCGCGCCAGGCGATCAGATCGCGCCCGAGCAGTCGCTACTGACGCTCGAGAGCGACAAGGCCAGCATCGAGATTCCCTCGCCGATGGGCGGCGAAGTGAAAGAACTGCTGGTCTCGGTCGGTGAGCGGATCAGTCAGGGCAGCCCGCTGATGCGGGTTGCAACAGGCGCAGCCGCCAACTCCGATACACAGCAGAGCGCACCTCAGCGCGGAGCGGCAAAAACGGGGCCGGAAAGCGCGCCTAAGCCTTCCCCCACATCGCCAGCCACACAGCCAAGCGACAATTCGGGTGCGCCCAAGTCAGAGGCCGGTTCGCGCTCGGCAAGCAATGCACCAGAAGCCAAGGCCGCGGCGGAAGACATCGACATTTGTCTGCCGGACGTCGGCGACTTTTCCGATATTCCAGTCATCGAAGTACTGGTTAGCGTGGGCGATGAAATCGCCGTCGAGCAGTCTATCCTGACGCTCGAAAGCGACAAGGCCACCATGGAAATCCCTGCCCCGCGCGGCGGGACTGTCACCTCGGTCGAGGTCAAGGTCGGCGACAGCGTCAGCCAGGGCGATCTATTGTTTAAGCTGCGCACGAACGACACCGCTCCCAGCAACGTACCTGGCGACGATGAAGAGAGTGCCCCGGCGCCAGCCCCCATCTCCAAGGCCGACACCACCGGATCCGTGCCGGCTGCCAGCCCAAACGCAAACCAAGCTGCACCTTCAGCCGCGCCTTCCGCTAAACCGACAAGGGCTCCGGCAACAGCGACCCGCGCACCGGGTGACGCGGAAAAGCGCAAGGCCCCGATCCTGCCGCGCCCGACCGACATGGCTGCCATTGCCCACGGGCGCACTCCGCATGCCAGCCCGGCGGTGCGACGCTTCGCGCGCGAGCTCGGCGTCGATCTCCATCGAGTCAAGGGCAGCGGGCGCAAGCAGCGCATCCTGAAAGAAGACGTTCAGCAATTCGTCAAGCAAAGCCTCGCCGGCGGCGCACCCACTGCGGCACCCGGTACGCCCTTCCAGCTGCCGAGCACCCCGGCGGTTGACTTCAGCAAATTCGGTCCGGTCACCAGCGCACCGCTGCCGCGCATCAAGAAGATCAGCGGCGCCCATCTGCATCGCTGCTGGCTGACGGTGCCTCATGTTACCCAGTTTGACGAGGCCGACATCACCGAACTCGAAGCTTTCCGCAAGGAGCAGAAAGCCGCCGCCGAGAAAGCCGGCGTCAAGCTCACCTTCATGCCCTTTCTGCTCAAGGCAGTGGCCGCCACGCTCAACCAGATGCCAATCGTTAAGGCCTCACTGGCCGCGGATGGCGAGCAACTGATCCACAAGCACTATTGTCATATCGGCGTGGCCGTGGATACGCCCAATGGCCTGGTGGTGCCGGTGGTGCGGGATGTCGACAAAAAGGGCCTGTTCGCCCTGGCCGAGGAGCTCATGACGCTCAGCCAAAAAGCCCGCGACGGCAAGCTGCTCGCTGCCGACATGCAGGGTGGAGTGTTCAGCATCTCCAGCCTCGGCGGCATTGGCGGGACCGCTTTCACGCCCATCGTCAATGCCCCGGAAGTCGCTATCCTCGGTGTCTCGCGCACCGAGATGAAACCCGTCTGGAATGGTCAAGAGTTTCTACCCCGGCTGATGTTGCCGCTCTCCTTGTCTTATGATCACCGCGTCGTCGATGGCGCCGATGGCGTGCGCTTCACCAGCCTGCTGCGGCAGTTGCTTGCGGACATTAGGCGGTTGTTGCTCTAA